From the genome of Bacteroidota bacterium:
CAGCATATGAATTCCGTTTTGTTGACAGTCAAAATGGCTGGGTTGTGGGAAATTCCCAGGGAGGATTGAATTCAGCTTGGAAGACGAATAATGGAGGATTAAGTTGGACTGGTTTTTCTACCGGAGTAAATAAAACTCATTATGCTGTTTCAATGGTGGATGCCAATAACGTTTGGATTGCTGTGGATAGCGGATATGTTGTCAGTACGACCGATGGGGGATCGACTTGGACAAAATCATTGGTAGGTACATCGCGAGCAATGACAGAAATATGGATGGTGAATGCATCAACAGGTTATACAACAGATGACAAGGGAGGAGTGTATAAAACCACCGATGGTGGAAAAACGTGGGTAAATAAATTAGCACCTTTTGCAACCAGTATTACATCATTATGGATGATTGATGAGAATACTGGTTGGATTACGTTTGGAAGTTCAGCGGCCCAAAAAACAACCGATGGTGGCAGTACCTGGAGTTCTGTATCCATTGGTATCGAAAATTTAAGAGATATTCAATTTGTAAATTCCACTATCGGATTTGCCTGCAGTCAAAATTCGTGGTTTTACGGAACCACGGATGGAGGAACAACATGGACAAAAAAGTCCGGTGCCGGTGACGTGAATGCATTGTATTTTGTTTCACCAACTGTTGGTTATGCGGCTGGGTATTCCGGTCTTATTGCACGAACAAATAATGCCGGAGGTTTAACGGAAGTGAAGAATATTTCCAAAAGAACCATTCCTCAAAAATTTTCTCTTTCACAAAACTATCCCAATCCGTTCAATCCAAGCACAGTGATAAATTATCAGTTACCAATGAACAGTCATGTGATATTGAAAATATATGATGTGTTAGGAAAAGAAATTGCCCTGTTGGTAAACGAAGAACTTGCAGCAGGAAATTATTCAATAAATTTTGAGGCACCGAAATTATCTAACGGAATGTATTTCTACAGATTACAGGCAGGCAACACCATTGAAACAAAACGAATGATGCTTATAAAATAATTTTAAAGTTTAAAGATAGATAGATAAAAACATAATATGATATTTCAATGGATTCAATGATATATCGTTGTAGTCATAAGGAAAACACAATGAAAAAGTTACACTATGTCTCGTTTATGCTAGCCTGTAATATTTTATTTCATAGTTTTGTTATGGCGCAGTGGGATTCATTGGGAGCGGGGTTAGCTCAAAATGTGACCATAAACGTATTAGCGGGGAGAAGTATTCTTCTTGCCGGCACATCTTCTGCTGGAATTTATGGTTCAACAGATAACGGTAATAATTGGTCGGCATTGAATACTGGCTTACCGGCGAATTCTGATGTCAAATCAATTACAAATTTTTCCTCAAGCACAGTTGCAAGCGTCTGGAGCAATGGTGTTTATCGATCCACCGATAATGGTCAAAATTGGAATTCTCTTAATACCGGTTTAACTCTTTTAAATTGTAATTCTCTCTATGCACTTGGTGATTTCATCTTTGCCGGGACGGAAGGTTCCGGTATTTTTCGATTAGATGTTACAAGTGAAAGTACAATCACGAATGGATGGAGTGTAAAAAGTACCGGATTGCCTGCAAGTGCCAAAATACGATTCATCAGTACGAAAGGAACAAACCTTTATGCTGCTTTAAACGGAAAAGGCGTTTATAAGTCAACCGATTACGGTGAAAATTGGGCAGCAATAAATACTGGATTTGCTGCAGCCGATTCCTTTGCTCAAACAATTTGGGCAAAATCCGGCACGACACAAATATATGTAGGAATGTTTCAAGTAGGCTCGGGTGGAACTGGTAAAATGTATCGCTCAGATGATGATGGAAGTTCCTGGATTGCCTTGACTGGTATTGGAACAAATACAAATGCAGATCCACGATGTTGGGAAGTCGTTGACACTGTTGTGTGTGTTGGATCTGATGCAAAATATGCAGGTGGAGTTCGAAGCACAAACAATAAAGGAACTACTTGGATTGATATTAATACGAACAATCTTAATAAATATGATGTAAATTCTCTTTTTAAGTTTGGAAATTATTTGTTTGCAGGAACAAAAAACAACGGTGTTTGGCGTAGGACAGTATCAACGATTCTTCCCGTTGAACTTGTTTCTTTTGATGTCCGCACTGTCGGTAATACAAATATACTTTATTGGAAAACGGCAACGGAAATCAATAATTATGGTTTTGAAATTGAGCGGCATATCAATAACTCGTGGACCAACATTGGTTTTACTAGCGGGGCGGGAACATCTCATTCTCCTAAAGAATATTCATATACCGATCGAACTATTTCAACAGGAAAATATTCGTATCGTTTGAAACAAATCGATCGTGATGGAAAATATGAATATTCACAATCTGTCGAAGTATTCGTTGGACAAACACCCGACATATTCACGCTCAAACAAAATTATCCTAATCCGTTCAATCCCACGACAACTATTGAATTTCAAATTCCACAGAATGGATTTGTCACATTAAAAGTGTATGATGTTTTAGGTAGGGAAGCCGCCACACTCGTGCATGAGCAAATGAATATCGGGTCTTATAAAACGTCATTCAACGGAACAGGCTTAGCAAGCGGAGTGTATTTCTACCGATTACAAATTGGAAAATTTGTGGAAATGAAAATAATGACTTTGCTGAAATAATATTGCGAATGGTTGCTTCAAAAATAGTATCGATAAAATGTAAGCCAAAGTAATATTGTCGTTCATATATGAAGGCGATTGAATGACAAAACAGAAACGCCGTTGACCTGGGGAGGTTCAACGGCGTTTTTTATTCCCAACAGATTTTCCAAATCTCCAAGATTTGGAAAATCTATAATTGTCATGATTTTTTTGTTTCTGACTTTTTTGTCTTCATGGATTTTGAATGACTGTCGCCCTCGTCACCACAGCAGTCATCTTCGCATTCCTCACCATCCGATTTCGACTGTTTTTTCAATTCGGTTTTTGACCCTGCTTTTCCTTCATGTGCATCAAATCCCGCATCAACAACAGCTTTAATTAACGAAGAAGTGGATGTCTTAGCGCTGGCGTACGTTACAGTTGCCTTTTTGTCGTTCAAATCAACTTTTGCTTTGGTAACCCCGCTTACTCCTTTTAATGCTTTTTCAACTGTGCTAGCGCACGATTGGCAAGTCATTCCTGAGATAGAAAGGGAGATGGTTTTTGTTTTATCCTTTGCAAAAACCGAAAGAGCAAATACAACGGTGATCAGTACGATATATTTTTTCATGATATTCCTTTAATTGGTGTATGAACCTAACGTTGAAAGATACCAGATAAGTTCCCATGATTCAATGTCGATGTCTATTTTTTTTCCGGTTTCAGAACTATCTTTACAATATTCTTCATGTCAAAATATGTTTTGGCGGAATGTTGAATAGAAACGGCAGATAATTTATCGATCTGCTGCGGTATTTTTAACATTGATCTGGGATCCTCGCTGTTTGTATAGGCTCCACGGAAAACATTCATCCAATAATTATTTTCTTTCAGGTTTACTTCACGATCCCGGCGTTGCAATTCCTTTACTTTGTCAACGTACAGAGGATCTGTGGGTTTCAATTTTAAAGTGTCAATTTGTTGCATCACTGCGGTGACTAATTCATCAACTCGTTCAGGATTGCAGCCAAAACCGATACGGACTGAATATTCCTTTCGTGGATAGAGTGAGGGTGAACCTGAAACGCCTACACCATAAACGCCCCCTTTGTCTTCTCGAAGGACTTCACGAAGTTTTATCCTTAATACTTCGATCATGGCATTAAATTCGAATCTGTTTTGATCATTCCACACGAATGGTCCAGTAAATGTTAATACCACAGAGCTTTTTGGTTCAATTCCCTTAATCACCTCTTTTGTGACGATCCCCTTTGGAGCTTTCATTCCCACATCTTTCCAATTCTCTTTTCGTTTTGTTGAAGGAAGACTGGCAAGATATTTTTCAATAAGTGGTTTTAATGAATCTGGTTTTATGTTGCCGACAAAAATGAATGTGAAGTCGCTGGCATCCGCAAATCGTTCTTTGTAAATGGTATATGCACGGACAAGATTCACTTCATCCAACAATTCCGGTTGTTGTGGACGGGCACGGTAATGATGCTGAGTCAACGTCACCTGAAGAGAATCTTGGAATGTTTTTTCCGGTGAGACATTCATATTCTGTAAATAGGATTTCATTCGCGAAAGAAACGCACCGGCAGCATTGGTGTCCAGACGGGGCGAGGTGAAACTTAAATAGATAAGTTGGAACATTGTCTCAATATCCTGCGGAGCTGCGCTTCCGTTGAATCCTTCTGACAATTCCGAAATGGAGGGTAGGACACGGACAATTTTACCGGTAAGCATTTTTTGGATCGACACTGCGTCAAATTCTCCGATGCCGCTCAACAGCGCAAGTTGCGACGACATCACTCCGGACATAAAATCTTTATCGGACACGAGAGAGTGACCACCCGGACTGAACGCTGAGAATAAAATTTCATCATTCTTAAAGTCGGTCGATTTCACAACTACTTTTGCACCGTTCGACAGTGACCATTCCCATGCTCCTAAATCTTTAATTTCTTTTTGTTTCACAACTTTACCCGGTTTTGGAGCGGTACCAAGAAGCGGCTTTGAACTGACT
Proteins encoded in this window:
- a CDS encoding T9SS type A sorting domain-containing protein; translation: MKKLHYVSFMLACNILFHSFVMAQWDSLGAGLAQNVTINVLAGRSILLAGTSSAGIYGSTDNGNNWSALNTGLPANSDVKSITNFSSSTVASVWSNGVYRSTDNGQNWNSLNTGLTLLNCNSLYALGDFIFAGTEGSGIFRLDVTSESTITNGWSVKSTGLPASAKIRFISTKGTNLYAALNGKGVYKSTDYGENWAAINTGFAAADSFAQTIWAKSGTTQIYVGMFQVGSGGTGKMYRSDDDGSSWIALTGIGTNTNADPRCWEVVDTVVCVGSDAKYAGGVRSTNNKGTTWIDINTNNLNKYDVNSLFKFGNYLFAGTKNNGVWRRTVSTILPVELVSFDVRTVGNTNILYWKTATEINNYGFEIERHINNSWTNIGFTSGAGTSHSPKEYSYTDRTISTGKYSYRLKQIDRDGKYEYSQSVEVFVGQTPDIFTLKQNYPNPFNPTTTIEFQIPQNGFVTLKVYDVLGREAATLVHEQMNIGSYKTSFNGTGLASGVYFYRLQIGKFVEMKIMTLLK
- a CDS encoding heavy metal-associated domain-containing protein, with product MKKYIVLITVVFALSVFAKDKTKTISLSISGMTCQSCASTVEKALKGVSGVTKAKVDLNDKKATVTYASAKTSTSSLIKAVVDAGFDAHEGKAGSKTELKKQSKSDGEECEDDCCGDEGDSHSKSMKTKKSETKKS